The genomic window GCTTGAAAGAGGAACAGGCGAATGAAGCATTTAATCAAATACAAAAGAAGGCGTGCTATGTTTTTTATCAGCATTCTGAAGATGCGTTAATACTTGAGAACGTGTCTAGAATGACTGCCGCTGACTTTGTAAATGAACAGGATGTCTATGTGGTAGATAAGGAATTTGCATGGACTTATGTGAGTACTCATGAAAAAGGGTTGTGCGGACCTTATTTTTCGGGGAAATAGGGATTGGCTGACAAACTCCTTGATTTGGCTAACAAACATTCAAATCTCGCTGATAAATTACTGAAGTTGGCTGACAAACCATCAAATTTCGCTGACAAACTATAAAAAATCAGCATTCTATAGAAAACCGAATCGAAAAATGACTATAATAATAGAAAAACTATCTAAAAGGAACTCATGATGAAGAAAAAACATGTGTGGCTTACAGTAGCTATTGTGTATTGTATAGCTATTTTTATAACGACGGCTTCTCCTGCTTCGACTGGTGGAAATACACTAATGATAATAGCAGAAATTTTCCATCTATCTGAGGAGCAGGCAAGAATGGCTAATCTTCTATTTAGAAAGCTTGTACATTTATCAGCATTTGGGGTGCTTGCTATATTGTTTTACAATAGCTTTGAAAAGCATCGATTTATAAAAGCATGGCTATACACAACAATCTATGCAGCATCCGATGAAATTCATCAGGCTTTTCTCCCAGACCGGACAGGCTCCATTGTGGATGTTGGAATTGATTCCTTTGGTGCGTTGATTGCTTTGATCATAATAAAAATGGCTACCCTCAGAAGAAGGTAGCTTAAACAATTTTCTTCCGAATATAGCCTGATAAAAGATCAATGCATGTGACCATGACAATGATACCTAATAAGATGATCCCCACGCGGTCCCAGTCACGTGAGCTAAGCGCAAAAATCAACGGAGTTCCAATTCCACCTGCTCCAATAATTCCAAGAATGGCAGCAGATCTCACGTTAATTTCAAACCGGTATAAAGTATAGGACAAGAATCCGGGCATCACTTGCGGGAGGACGGCGAACCAGAGAATTTGCAGGCGGTTTGCTCCGGTAGCTGTCAAAGCTTCTGCAGGGCCTGGATCAATATTCTCGATCTCTTCCGAGAAAAGCTTTCCTAGCATCCCGATAGAGTGCAAACCTAATGCCAGCACACCAGCGAAGGATCCTGGGCCAACCGCTTTAATGAACATAATTGCCATAACGATTTCCGGAAATGTCCGAACAAAGCTGAGAATGAATTTTCCTGTATGGGAAAAACTTCTACCCTCGCTCATATTTGCAGCCGCCCAAAAAGCAAATGGAAGGCAGAGGAAAGCTGAAATAAATGTTCCTAAAATCGCAATGGCAAGTGTATCTAGCAGCCCTCGTAATAAATCCTCTCCCTTAGGTAAATACACATAGTCCCAATCAGGGTTAAATATTCCTGAAAAAATCGCTTTCGATACTTGAGCAGCTGTTTCTTTAACCCCTGTTAACGGCATCCCAGAAAAAGCCCAAATATAAATAAGAGCTAAAGCGAGATAGATGATCCATAGACGAATATTCTTTTTCGGTGGCTTCACGATATTTCTTGATGGTTGGCTCATATTAATTTCTCCCGTAATTTAGTACTGATGTAGTCGATCAATAAGACAACGACCAATGTGAAAATAATAATGGAGCTTGTTTTATCATACTCAAAGAATCCAAGTGTTCGGTCATAATAGAGTCCAATTCCTCCGGCACCGACAAGCCCTAAAACAGCAGCCGCCCGAACATTTACTTCAAATGTATAAAGTACATAGGAGATATAATAGGGAAGTACTTGTGGAAGGACACCAAAAAAGATCCATTGAACTTTGTTTGCGCCCACGGAAGTCATGGCTTCGAGAGGCCCCGGATCAATGGCTTCAATCGCTTCATATGTTAATTTTGCCACTAAGCCTATCGAGAAAATCGTTAATGCTAGAATGCCAGGCAGTGGCCCTAATCCGAAAATGGATACGAAAATAGCTGCTAATAACAAGTCAGGAATCGTACGAATTAAGTTCAATACAAAACGCACAGGATAGTAAAACCACGTATTTCGAATAATGTTGCTCGCAGAAAATAGCGCAATCGGAATCGCAATAATAGCGCCAAAGGTAGTCCCGATTAAAGCCATTCGAATCGTTTCAAGCATCGGATGGACAATTTTTCCGAAGTACGACCAATTTGGAGGTAGCATCTGTGCCAGCAGCTCCATCATATTAGGAGCACCGATGATAAGCTCAGTTATCGTTGAATTTGTCTGTATCGCACTGCCGCTAAGCAGCAAAATAATAATAAAAACGGTAAAATAGGTTTTTAGTTTACGAGGAGGTTCAGGTAGAACCTTCTTTTGCGGCTGACTCAGCATACTTCTACCTCTAATAGTTCATCCTTCATAATTGGGCGGCCATAAATTTCCGCGAATGCCTCATCGGTTGCTTTCTCAACAGGCCCGTCAAACACAACCTCACCTGCTCGTAATCCAATAATTCTTGTTGCATATTCCCGAGCAAGATCAATAAAGTGGAGATTCACAATAGTGGTAATCCCTAACTCCTGATTAATTCTTTTTAGGTCATCCATAACTTGTTTGGTTGTTAATGGATCGAGAGAGGCAACAGGCTCGTCTGCTAGTATGATTTTTGCTTCCTGTGCTAATGCACGGGCAATCGAAACGCGCTGCTGCTGTCCACCGGAAAGTTCCGTTGCACGGGAGTAAGCTTTTTCAAGAATATTTACCCTTTCTAAAGCATCGAATGCTAGATTCACATCTGCTTTTGGAAAAAGTCCTAAAATGGTACGCAAAGTAGAATGATAGCCAACCCGGCCTGATAGTACATTTCTTAAGACAGAAGAACGCTTTACTAAGTTAAAGCTTTGAAAAATCATACCTATGTCACGGCGGATTCGTCGTAAATCTGATCCCGTTGCCGTCGTAATCGATTTGCCATTGATAAAAATTTCACCTTCAGATATATCAATCAAACGATTGATTGAACGCAATAGGGTTGATTTTCCTGCACCCGACAAGCCAACGATGACGACAAACTCACCATCATGAATCTTTAAATCAATATTGTTTAATCCTTTTACACCATTTTGGTATGTCTTGGAGACATTCTTAAATTCAATCACTCATATTCCACCTTTGGTTATTAATAAAAAATGCCAAACCAGTTCATTACCCTTCACTGGCTGGCATTTTTGGCTTGCTAAATTATTCGGTTTTTACTCTTTCTGCATAATCGCGAACAATATCAAACACTTTATCTTCAGATGGAGTATAGCCCTCATGGGAGTAAATATCTTTAATGATGGCATGACCTTCTTCATCCTCGCCAATTGCTATAAAGGCATCCTGAATTTTCTTCGCCCATTCCTCACTCATATCGGAGCGGATTGAAATCGTATCGTTTGGAATTGGTTCAGTGAAATGAAGAACTTTTGTCTCCTCGAATACATTTGGATAATCGCCTTTAACAATATTTCGTGCATCTTGGAATATAACTGCTGCATCAACATCACCGTTTAGTAACGCAATCACTGCTTGGTCATGTCCTTTTACTGTAATCCCTTCAACATCCGTAAGCGGATCAATCTTTTCATCCATTAAGGCAGCTGCAGGCCAAACATAACCTGCTGAGGATGTAACGTCTTGGAAAGCAATTTTCTTACCTTTTAAATCTTTCACACTTTTAATATCTGAATTTGCTTTCACTATAAACATAGATTTGTAGAAATCGACTAACTTATCATTGGGTGCCCCTGTTTCATCGTTTACACCGAAGCGTTGAGCTTGCAGAATAACATTTGCGGCCTCTTTTTCATGGGCTTGTACATATGCCGTTGGGGGCAAAAAGCCAACGTCCACTTTTTTCGATGCCATTGCTTCAACAATCGTGTTGTAGTTAGTTGATACGCTGACAGTTACAGGAATTCCTAGTTTGTCCTTCAGTAAACCTTCTAATGGTTTAGCCTTTGCTTCTAATGTGTCTGCGTTTTGCGATGGTACAAATTGAACAGTTAAGCTCTCAGGGGTGTAATCTCCGCCTGATGTTTTGTTCGAGCCGCATGCACTCAAGATGCCTGTTGTTAGAGCAAGAGACAGGCCAATCGTTGCCAATTTCTTAAACATTTCAGTTACCTCCAAGTGGGAAAAAATATTTTACGATTTGAATTATAGCAAACAAGATGGATAGTTCTGTAAAATGGATGTTAATTAATGTAAATTTTTAGTATAGTTTGTTATAAAATAACTTTACATGAAAGAACTGCCTTTATAATTGGAAAGTAATAAGAAGGGACGTGAAGTGAAAACAATGGAAAATGAACGCTGTGAGCTTATTATTATGGAAACAAGCGATCTGCACGGGAATGTGTTTCCGATCAATTATAGGGATAATGAAGAAGTGAATGCAGGGCTAGCGAAGATTGCCACAATTATTAAAAGTGAGAGAGAAAAAAATCAATACTCGCTTCTAATAGACAATGGCGATGTGATTCAAGGGACTCCTCTAACATATTATTATGCAAAGTTCCTTCCAGAAAAGAAAAATCCGCTTGTAAACCTACTAAATGATTTGAATTATGATTGTGCAGTCATTGGAAATCATGAGTTTAATTACGGATCCGAACTAATACAGGCAGCTGTGAACGAATCTCAATTCCCATGGTTATCAGCCAATATAATAATAGGAGAAACGAAGGAAAGTGCATTTGGTCCTCCATATCTTGTTAAGGAATTTGAAAATGGGCTGCGCGTTGCGGTCTTAGGCATTACTACACATTTTATTCCAAATTGGGAAAACCCAAATCATATTGTGGGACTCCAGTTTGAAGATGCGTTAGCTTGTGCCAAAAGATGGATCGACTATATTCAAAAGAATGAAGATTACGATTTGCTTGTCGTTTCCTATCATGGAGGATTTGAACGGGATCTCTCGACCGGGGAGCGGGGAGAAGCCGTGACTGGCGAAAATCAGGCCTATGCTATATGCCATGAAATTGAAGGTATCGATATTTTGCTGACGGGTCACCAGCATCGAATGATTGCGGATACTTTGAACGGAGTGACAGTCGTTCAACCCGGCTACAACGGTCAGGCTTTAGGTAAAGTGAAAGCAGTTTTTGAAAAATTTGAAGGTAAATGGGCTTTAAAAAGCTGCTCCTCACAGCTTATAGAGGTTGACCATTCTGTTCAAGCTGATCCTCACATATTGAAAATGACTGAAAAGTATGAGAAGGACACTCAAATTTGGCTTGATCAGCCAATTGCCAAAATAATAGGGGATATGACGATTTCCGATGCATTAGAAGTAAGATTAGGAGATCATCCGCTTATTGAATTTTTTAATCATGTGCAAATGGATGCATCAGGCGCAAGGATTTCCTCTACTGCTTTATTTGATAATCGCTCTCGTGGTTTTCAGGAACAGGTGACAATGAGGGACATCGTTTCTAATTATATTTATCCGAACACGTTGAAGGTCATTCGAATCACTGGGCAGGATATGAAGGATGCTTTGGAGATATGTGCATCTTATTTTATGCTCGATAAAGACGGTGAGATTCAGGTTAATCCTGCCTTTGCTGAACCGAAGCCCCAACACTATAACTACGATATGTGGGAAGGAATTGAGTATGAGTTTGATATAAGAAACCCTATTGGGGAGCGGGTCGTTAAATTAAGTATTAAGGGAGATCCTGTCCAGATGAAAGTTGAATATGATGTCGTCATGAACAACTATCGAGCCGGCGGGGGTGGCAACTACAATATGTTCAAAGATAAGCCCGTCATTAAAGAAATTCAAACAGATATGACAGAGTTAATCGCTAACTTTATGTTGAAAAGAAAAACGATTTATGCCTCCTGTGACCATAATTGGAAGGTTGTTCGGTGATTAATAACAGACTCGAACGTCCGCAAAAGTGCAGATCTCTTAAAATGCAATAATTAAGAAGTTGATATCAAGGTTTTAAACAATGTAAAGGGGTATCCAAAAGTTGAAAATATAACTTTCTGGACAGCCCCTAAAGCGATTAACCATATTTAATTACAATAGTGTTGAATTCTTTTCCTTTAGTAAACCGGTACCCAGCCTTCTTCTGTTACGAAAATACGGACAGCAACTACTTTTCGGTCGTCTGCGAGTGTGAAATAATGGCGAATATATTCTGGAACAGAGATTAAATCGCCAGGGTTTAAATGCACTTCAAAAAAGCGCTTATCTTTCCCTTGGATTACGAATACCCCGTGTCCGCTTGCGATAAAGCGAACTTCGTCATCTGTGTGATGATGTTCTTTTTGGAAGTTTTTTAATAGCTCGTCAAGATTAGGCGTTGTATCGGATAAAGAAATAACGTCAGCTGTTTTGTAGCCGCGGCGTGCTGAAATATCATCAATTTCAGCTTGAAAAGCACTTAAAATCTCAGCTTTTTCTTCAGCACTTAAATTGAATTTTTCACGAAGGTTATCTGGAAGTTTTTCAATATCCCATTGCTCATAAATAACTTCTTGCCCCTCTAAAAATGCTGCAACCTCGCTTTGCTCTACAATTACTTCATCTGTGCCTTGAATTGTGATTGTTGCCATTAGAATCTCCCTCTCCTATTTAATAGTTGATTTAGCATTAATCAATGCTAGTTGATATTGAAATAAAAATTCGCATGCTTCTAATAGTTTCTTAGCTTCAAAGCCATCTTTTCCCCAGACGGTAATGCCATGGTTTCTAATAAGGACGGCTCCTTTATCAGCATGAATATGCTCTTGGAACTCATCGGCTAAATTAGGGATATGCGCATGATTATGAATAATTGGGATGGTTAGCTCAGCATCCTCTTCCCAAAGATCAAAGGCCTTAATTAATTCTTGATATTGAAAGGTTACTTTTCCTTTTTCACCGTACAGCTCTGAGATGACATTGTTTGCAACTGTATGAACATGAAGACTGCAGCCCGCTGTAGTTTTTTGAAAAACAGCGCAGTGCAGCAAGGTTTCAGCAGATGGTTTAAGATGAGTTTCCTCAACAGCTTTGCCATCTCGGTCGACTAGCAGAAAATCTTCTAACGTTCTTTTTCTCTTATCTTTTCCGCTTGCTGTTACGAGAAACTGCAATGGTTCAGTGTGAACCTTGATGGCCAGATTACCGCTCGTTCCCATAAACCAGTCCCTTGAAGCCAATTCATCCTTAATATCAGCTAATTCATTCCATTTGGATACGAGTGTACTCATACTTTCACATCCAATCTAGATTCAATGATATGGATACAGTCTTGGAAACGTTCGAAAGGCTCGTAAGGAATATTCAATTCCTTGCACTTTTCAATGAGGAAATCTCTGGCAATCACAATATCTGCAAGCTTAGCAGCTTGAAGATCTGTAATTGAATCCCCAATAACGATTCTAGTGTTTTCCTCCGAAGCTAACTGACGAATAATGGAGGGCTTACAGCAGCCACAGCCCTTGCTTGAACAGTTATCATCACACTCATAAGGAAAGACAATTTGAATGTTCTCACTTGAAAAATCAGCTTTATTGCAATAAATTTTTTCAAATGGTCCGAAGGGTTCAAGAACAGGATACACGAAAAAGTCAATTCCACCGCTCACGATATAAAGCGGAATATTTGCCTCTCTAGTAAACTGAACGAATTCAGCAAAGCCTTCTCGTATCACTGCATCCTTCAGTACAAATGAGATAATTTCATCTTTTTTAGAAGAGGGAAGAAGCGAGAACAGCTTGCCGACCCCTTCCTGAATGGAAACCTTTTGACTTAATATATCATCCTTGATGGCGTCCCATTCCGGCGGAGCGAATTCTTTCATAATGTTGATGATATTATCTTTATTCGTAATAGTCCCATCAAAGTCGCAGAAAATCACTGGATTCTTCATTTTGAACCTCCCCATAACTCTAGGGCTATTTTCAATTCTTGGTGTTCTTCTGCAGCGTTGGCCAAATTTTTACCTGCTAGAACAGCGTCAACCGCCTGTCTAAAGGCCTTTCCACCGCCTGCTGCTCCGTGAGGGTGACCGTGAACGCCGCCTCCAGCGTTGATTACGCAATCTTTTCCATAGTCGTCCATTAACAGAGGCACTAGCCCAGGATGAATTCCTGCAGATGGTACTGGAAACGCCCGTTTTACTGCGGATTCTTCAGTCAGGTTCTCACCGATTGCTAATGCTGCACTCTTTTCAAGAGCAACACTGCCATACGGAGAAGGGAATAAGGAAAAGTCAGCACCCGCATATCGTGTTAGCTTGCCAAGTACAAGCTGACTTGCTACCCCGTAAAAAGCAGAAGAGGTGAAGGCTCCGCTATAAGCTGGATGTGCCATAAGCGGGAGTTGAACTTCCTGATCCTCCGCGATTTCCTGCAGAACATCCAGACCATAAGTATGAACATTAAATAAAAGGGCATCTGCACCAAGCTCACGGGCTCTTTTCGCTTTAACCCTTAATTCAGAAGTCCGGCCTGTCAAGTTTACAGCATAAAGAGTACGATGACCTGTTTCCTCATAGACCTGCCGCAAAACATCTTTACTTCTTAAAATACGTTGCTCGAAAGGTGTTAACGGATTATCAAAAAGGATTTCATCATCCTTCACAAGATCCACTCCGCCAAGAGCCTGTTCCCTCAATTGAGCGGTCAAATAATCGATGTCTCTTCCAATAACTCCCTTGAAAATGCTCATAGTCAGTGGTCGATCATAAACATTTAAAGTTTTCCGAATGCCTTCAATTCCGAACCGTGGGCCAGGAAAGCTGCTTAATAGTTCCGAGCTAAACTCTAAATCAAGTAATTTGACCTCACCGTCTAAGGAAAGCTTCCCGAACACCGTTGTTAAAATAGCTGGTAGATCAGCTGAAAAATTCGCACTTGGATAAGCAATTTTTACTTTGCTTAAAATATCATTTTGTTTAACAGGGTGGCGCGTGTCCGAGAATTCCTCGACAGAGATGACGCGTCCTTTATGTTTCTTCAACTGCTCCTGCTCAAGCAGCGGCAAATCTGTCCATGAACCGATCGTTAAGCCAAGTGCGATCCCCTCCGCTTTTTTCTCAAAGGATCCTGGCTTGCCAAATAGCTGATAGGTAGCGATGATTTCACTCATGTTGGTTCATCCTCCTTGTAAAATTAAAATTCTCTATAAAATAAATAAAACCTCTTCAAATAAGAAGAGGTCAATAGACAAACATCTTCTTATTTCTCAGCATGAAAGCTGCAAGAATTAGCACCGTGTCAAATCATTTGATCGGTTGCCGGGTTTCATAGGGCTCGTCCCTCCACCTGCTCTTAATAAGAAAAATATATTCAATTAATTTACGATTCAAAAGTAACTGCCTTTTATTATTGCACCGCTTAAAAATTCTGTCAATACAGTTTGTGTGATTATTTTTTCTATTAGGAGTGTTGTAAAGTGAAAAAACAATTCAGAAAAAAGTGTTGACACTTTCAAAAACAGGTGCTAACATTCATTTCAAGCAAACTAACGTGAATATGTTAAATACTCTTATCATGAGCAGGCAGAGGGATTTGGCCCGATGAAGCCCAGCAACCGACCGTAATACCGTTGTGAAACGGGGCGCTATTAGCGCCGGGATTTTCCCGCAAGGCACGGTGCTAATTCCAACGGAAAGGAAACTTTCTGAGAGATGAGAGGCAGAGAATTTGTATTCGTAAGCCTCTTTCGTGATGAGAAAGAGGCTTTTTATTATTTTCATAGATAGGGTGAGAAAAGATGACAATTTTAGAAAAGAAACAGTATGAGCCGTTGACTGATGAGACAGCGGTGAAGCTTGCGAAAGAGCTAAATCTATTTTCTGAAGGTTCAGTATTGAACTGTCGCGAAATTGGTGATGGCAATCTGAATTATGTATTCCATATAACTGACTCAATAAATGAAAAAGGCGTTATTATCAAGCAAGCTCTCCCTTATGCAAAGGTAGTGGGGGAAAGCTGGCCGCTCACATTAAAGCGGGCAACGATCGAAACGAATGCGCTGAAAAAGCATGGTGAGTTTGTTCCCCAGCTTGTTCCGGAGGTTTATCATGCAAATGAAGACCTTGCCATTACGGTTATGGAAGATTTGTCGCACTTAACGATTGCTCGTGAGGGACTTATTAAAGGGGAATCTTATCCAAAGCTATCAAGCGATATTGGTGAATATTTAGCAAGAACACTATTTTCAACATCGGATTTTGCTTTGCATCCATTTGAGAAAAAACGTTTAGCAGTCGAATTTTCAAATCCAGAGCTTTGCAAGATTACAGAAGATCTCATTTTTACCGATCCATTCTTCGACCATGAGACCAATGATTTCGAACCGGAATTGCGTGAGGATGTAGAGGCCATTTGGAATAATAGCCTTTTGAAGCTTGAAGCGGCTAAGTTAAAGATAAGTTTTTTAACTGAAGCAGAAGCGTTATTACATGGGGATCTACATACAGGCAGTATATTTGCAAGCAGCACAGAAACGAAAGTAATTGATCCCGAATTTGCTTTTTATGGCCCGATTGGATTTGATGTTGGATTATTTATCGGAAATCTATTTCTTCATGGAATTTCAAGAGAGGAAGCGAATCGATCTGTTATTTTTGAGCATATCGAGAATACCTGGGACGTTTTTTGCTCAGTATTTACTGAATTATGGGAAGAGTCAAATCTCGAAGTCTATACAAAGGTCGAAGGCTATAAAGAATACATTTTACAGAAAATCTTTTCTGACACGCTTGGGTTTACTGGCTGTGAGTTAATTAGAAGAACGATTGGTCTTGCTCATGTGAAGGATTTAGACGGTATTGAGGATCATGAGAAAAGAATTGCAGCTAAGAGACAGGCACTTGCATTAGGCGAAACATTAATCTTAAATCGCCACGTGTTAAATTCAGTAAGAGAAGCTATTTCACTGTTAGGAGAGAGAAAGGCATGAAGGTTCCAACATCAATTGAATGGAAAAATGGACATCTGATTATTCTTGATCAGCAAAAGCTCCCTCATCAAATTGAGTATCTTCAGCTTGATACGATTGAGGAGATATTCAATGCTATTGTCACATTAAAAGTCCGTGGAGCGCCTGCAATTGGGATAACTGCTGCATATGGACTTGCGATCGCGGCGCAGCAATATGAAACGATACAATTAAAGGAATTCCACGAACATCTTCAAAAGGATTTTCGTTATCTAGCAAGTTCCAGGCCAACAGCAGTCAATTTATTCTGGGCGCTTGAAAGAATTGCAGCAGTGGCGGAGGAAGCGAAAAGCGTTAATGAAGCAAAAACGGTCATTCTTGAAGAAGCCATAAAGATCCATGTAGAAGATGAAGAAACGTGCAGACAAATTGGCGAGCATGCCCTGTCACTGCTAAAAGGATTTACAAATGTGATGACAATATGCAATGCAGGGTCCATTGCTACGGCTAAATACGGGACAGCACTTGCGCCTTTCCATCTTGGCATTGAACGAGAAAAACAGTTTCATGTGTATGCATGTGAAACGCGTCCAGTATTCCAAGGCTCAAGGCTTACCGTTTGGGAGCTGCAGCAATCAGGTGTCGATGTCACTTTGATCACGGACAGCATGGCCGCCCATACGATTTACTCAAAGGGAATAGAAGCAATTATTGTCGGGGCTGACCGAATTGCTGCTAATGGGGACACGGCAAATAAAATTGGTACCCTGGGCTTGGCGATTTTAGCTAAACATTTCAATATCCCATTTTATGTAGCAGCTCCAGCCTCAACCTTTGATCTTTCAATTTCGAGTGGAATGGAGATTCCAATTGAAGAGCGAAAAGCGGAGGAAATTACACATATTGGCGGAATCCCAGTAGCGCCACTTAATACAAATGTTTTTAACCCGGCATTTGACGTCACTCCGGCGGAATATATTACGGCCATCATTACGGAAAAAGGGATTATCTATCCAAACTTCAATGAAAATATCAAAAGCCTTTTAGGCGAGCTAGTTAGAGAGGGAGAAAAATAATGAAAAAACAACTATCGATATTACTTTTAGCTATTTTATTAGTATCGG from Bacillus sp. DTU_2020_1000418_1_SI_GHA_SEK_038 includes these protein-coding regions:
- a CDS encoding DUF4275 family protein, yielding MNKLIDTLQKKRVKVTKIPKWGTYLRKQWEDHFASHLSEEEKKSIHLHDRSKSSGFLWHVFSYETKECLKEEQANEAFNQIQKKACYVFYQHSEDALILENVSRMTAADFVNEQDVYVVDKEFAWTYVSTHEKGLCGPYFSGK
- a CDS encoding VanZ family protein, whose translation is MKKKHVWLTVAIVYCIAIFITTASPASTGGNTLMIIAEIFHLSEEQARMANLLFRKLVHLSAFGVLAILFYNSFEKHRFIKAWLYTTIYAASDEIHQAFLPDRTGSIVDVGIDSFGALIALIIIKMATLRRR
- the phnE gene encoding phosphonate ABC transporter, permease protein PhnE, with product MSQPSRNIVKPPKKNIRLWIIYLALALIYIWAFSGMPLTGVKETAAQVSKAIFSGIFNPDWDYVYLPKGEDLLRGLLDTLAIAILGTFISAFLCLPFAFWAAANMSEGRSFSHTGKFILSFVRTFPEIVMAIMFIKAVGPGSFAGVLALGLHSIGMLGKLFSEEIENIDPGPAEALTATGANRLQILWFAVLPQVMPGFLSYTLYRFEINVRSAAILGIIGAGGIGTPLIFALSSRDWDRVGIILLGIIVMVTCIDLLSGYIRKKIV
- the phnE gene encoding phosphonate ABC transporter, permease protein PhnE, translating into MLSQPQKKVLPEPPRKLKTYFTVFIIILLLSGSAIQTNSTITELIIGAPNMMELLAQMLPPNWSYFGKIVHPMLETIRMALIGTTFGAIIAIPIALFSASNIIRNTWFYYPVRFVLNLIRTIPDLLLAAIFVSIFGLGPLPGILALTIFSIGLVAKLTYEAIEAIDPGPLEAMTSVGANKVQWIFFGVLPQVLPYYISYVLYTFEVNVRAAAVLGLVGAGGIGLYYDRTLGFFEYDKTSSIIIFTLVVVLLIDYISTKLREKLI
- the phnC gene encoding phosphonate ABC transporter ATP-binding protein, with translation MIEFKNVSKTYQNGVKGLNNIDLKIHDGEFVVIVGLSGAGKSTLLRSINRLIDISEGEIFINGKSITTATGSDLRRIRRDIGMIFQSFNLVKRSSVLRNVLSGRVGYHSTLRTILGLFPKADVNLAFDALERVNILEKAYSRATELSGGQQQRVSIARALAQEAKIILADEPVASLDPLTTKQVMDDLKRINQELGITTIVNLHFIDLAREYATRIIGLRAGEVVFDGPVEKATDEAFAEIYGRPIMKDELLEVEVC
- a CDS encoding phosphate/phosphite/phosphonate ABC transporter substrate-binding protein — translated: MFKKLATIGLSLALTTGILSACGSNKTSGGDYTPESLTVQFVPSQNADTLEAKAKPLEGLLKDKLGIPVTVSVSTNYNTIVEAMASKKVDVGFLPPTAYVQAHEKEAANVILQAQRFGVNDETGAPNDKLVDFYKSMFIVKANSDIKSVKDLKGKKIAFQDVTSSAGYVWPAAALMDEKIDPLTDVEGITVKGHDQAVIALLNGDVDAAVIFQDARNIVKGDYPNVFEETKVLHFTEPIPNDTISIRSDMSEEWAKKIQDAFIAIGEDEEGHAIIKDIYSHEGYTPSEDKVFDIVRDYAERVKTE
- a CDS encoding bifunctional UDP-sugar hydrolase/5'-nucleotidase, yielding MENERCELIIMETSDLHGNVFPINYRDNEEVNAGLAKIATIIKSEREKNQYSLLIDNGDVIQGTPLTYYYAKFLPEKKNPLVNLLNDLNYDCAVIGNHEFNYGSELIQAAVNESQFPWLSANIIIGETKESAFGPPYLVKEFENGLRVAVLGITTHFIPNWENPNHIVGLQFEDALACAKRWIDYIQKNEDYDLLVVSYHGGFERDLSTGERGEAVTGENQAYAICHEIEGIDILLTGHQHRMIADTLNGVTVVQPGYNGQALGKVKAVFEKFEGKWALKSCSSQLIEVDHSVQADPHILKMTEKYEKDTQIWLDQPIAKIIGDMTISDALEVRLGDHPLIEFFNHVQMDASGARISSTALFDNRSRGFQEQVTMRDIVSNYIYPNTLKVIRITGQDMKDALEICASYFMLDKDGEIQVNPAFAEPKPQHYNYDMWEGIEYEFDIRNPIGERVVKLSIKGDPVQMKVEYDVVMNNYRAGGGGNYNMFKDKPVIKEIQTDMTELIANFMLKRKTIYASCDHNWKVVR
- a CDS encoding 1,2-dihydroxy-3-keto-5-methylthiopentene dioxygenase translates to MATITIQGTDEVIVEQSEVAAFLEGQEVIYEQWDIEKLPDNLREKFNLSAEEKAEILSAFQAEIDDISARRGYKTADVISLSDTTPNLDELLKNFQKEHHHTDDEVRFIASGHGVFVIQGKDKRFFEVHLNPGDLISVPEYIRHYFTLADDRKVVAVRIFVTEEGWVPVY
- a CDS encoding methylthioribulose 1-phosphate dehydratase, which translates into the protein MSTLVSKWNELADIKDELASRDWFMGTSGNLAIKVHTEPLQFLVTASGKDKRKRTLEDFLLVDRDGKAVEETHLKPSAETLLHCAVFQKTTAGCSLHVHTVANNVISELYGEKGKVTFQYQELIKAFDLWEEDAELTIPIIHNHAHIPNLADEFQEHIHADKGAVLIRNHGITVWGKDGFEAKKLLEACEFLFQYQLALINAKSTIK
- a CDS encoding 2-hydroxy-3-keto-5-methylthiopentenyl-1-phosphate phosphatase is translated as MKNPVIFCDFDGTITNKDNIINIMKEFAPPEWDAIKDDILSQKVSIQEGVGKLFSLLPSSKKDEIISFVLKDAVIREGFAEFVQFTREANIPLYIVSGGIDFFVYPVLEPFGPFEKIYCNKADFSSENIQIVFPYECDDNCSSKGCGCCKPSIIRQLASEENTRIVIGDSITDLQAAKLADIVIARDFLIEKCKELNIPYEPFERFQDCIHIIESRLDVKV
- the mtnW gene encoding 2,3-diketo-5-methylthiopentyl-1-phosphate enolase; protein product: MSEIIATYQLFGKPGSFEKKAEGIALGLTIGSWTDLPLLEQEQLKKHKGRVISVEEFSDTRHPVKQNDILSKVKIAYPSANFSADLPAILTTVFGKLSLDGEVKLLDLEFSSELLSSFPGPRFGIEGIRKTLNVYDRPLTMSIFKGVIGRDIDYLTAQLREQALGGVDLVKDDEILFDNPLTPFEQRILRSKDVLRQVYEETGHRTLYAVNLTGRTSELRVKAKRARELGADALLFNVHTYGLDVLQEIAEDQEVQLPLMAHPAYSGAFTSSAFYGVASQLVLGKLTRYAGADFSLFPSPYGSVALEKSAALAIGENLTEESAVKRAFPVPSAGIHPGLVPLLMDDYGKDCVINAGGGVHGHPHGAAGGGKAFRQAVDAVLAGKNLANAAEEHQELKIALELWGGSK